Proteins from one Microbacterium sp. Root553 genomic window:
- a CDS encoding acyl-CoA dehydrogenase family protein: MTITDAVTTGLGDRWRESARPQTTDEWLGRAQEVADILAVDAVERDRANRTPHAEVQLLKDSGLVTLLGPRAHGGAGETWETAYRVIRTVARGDGSIGQVLGYHYLWAWAARLVGTEEQIAAVEELYTSNAFVFGGAVNPRDSDLLIREDGDDLVFSGRKSFSTGGQISDLTVLEGVLEGTDTHIFAIVPTAQDGIVFADDWDSLGQRLTESGSVQIRDVRVPWAEAAGFVDRQFRPLTYNTLNVPTIQLVFANFYLGIAQGALETASAYTRTRTRPWPYGGDDKQHATDEWYLLEGYGELASTLWADEALLDAVGGEISAVLHAPREELTARRRGEIAVRVAAGKLRVVDDGLTVATKVYELTGARASASSVGLDIFWRNLRTHSLHDPIAYKKREVGTFVLKNEVPEPTWYT; the protein is encoded by the coding sequence GTGACGATCACGGATGCAGTGACCACAGGGCTCGGCGACCGCTGGCGCGAGAGCGCACGGCCGCAGACCACCGACGAATGGCTCGGCCGCGCTCAGGAGGTGGCCGACATCCTCGCGGTGGATGCCGTCGAGAGGGACCGCGCGAACAGGACGCCCCACGCCGAGGTGCAGCTGCTCAAGGACTCCGGCCTGGTCACGCTGCTCGGCCCTCGAGCGCACGGCGGCGCCGGCGAGACGTGGGAGACGGCCTATCGGGTGATCAGAACGGTCGCTCGCGGGGACGGGTCGATCGGACAGGTCCTGGGGTACCACTACCTCTGGGCATGGGCCGCGCGGCTCGTGGGGACGGAGGAGCAGATCGCGGCCGTCGAAGAGCTGTACACCTCGAACGCCTTCGTCTTCGGCGGGGCGGTCAATCCGCGCGATTCCGACCTCTTGATCCGAGAGGACGGAGACGACCTCGTCTTCTCGGGGCGCAAGTCGTTCTCCACAGGTGGCCAGATCTCGGATCTCACGGTGCTCGAAGGAGTCCTCGAGGGCACCGACACGCACATCTTCGCCATCGTCCCCACCGCTCAGGACGGCATCGTGTTCGCAGACGACTGGGACAGCCTGGGCCAGCGCCTGACCGAGTCCGGCTCGGTGCAGATCCGCGATGTCCGCGTGCCGTGGGCTGAGGCGGCGGGCTTCGTCGACAGGCAGTTCCGGCCGCTGACCTACAACACCCTCAACGTGCCGACGATCCAGCTCGTGTTCGCGAACTTCTACCTCGGCATCGCGCAGGGAGCGCTCGAGACGGCCTCCGCATACACGCGCACCCGCACGCGCCCCTGGCCGTACGGAGGAGACGACAAGCAGCACGCGACCGACGAGTGGTACCTGCTCGAAGGCTATGGCGAACTGGCGTCGACGCTCTGGGCCGACGAGGCACTGCTGGACGCCGTCGGCGGCGAGATCAGCGCCGTGCTGCACGCCCCACGGGAGGAGCTGACCGCTCGCCGACGCGGTGAGATCGCGGTGCGTGTCGCGGCGGGCAAGCTGCGGGTCGTCGACGACGGGCTGACGGTCGCCACGAAGGTCTACGAGCTCACGGGTGCTCGGGCGTCGGCGAGTTCGGTCGGCCTCGACATCTTCTGGCGCAACCTGCGTACGCACAGCCTGCACGATCCGATCGCGTACAAGAAGCGCGAGGTCGGCACGTTCGTGCTGAAGAACGAGGTACCCGAGCCGACCTGGTACACCTGA
- the gltX gene encoding glutamate--tRNA ligase: MATPHPLTTTASGTDVRVRFCPSPTGLPHVGMVRTALFNWAYARHTGGKMVFRIEDTDAARDSEESFRQLVDALTWLKIDWDEGVEVGGPHAPYRQSERHEIYRGVIDKLLATGALYESYSTAEEIDARNEANGRAKQLGYDNFDRTLTEEQKAAFRAEGRQPALRLQAPDEDLTYVDLIRGEVTFPAGSFPDFVVVRPNGIPLYTFVNPVDDALMGITHVLRGEDLMPSTARQLALYAALIEAGVTTFVPRFAHMPLVLGETGNKKLSKRDPQADLFLHRDRGFIHEGLLNYLALLGWSISHDRDVFSLEEFTTAFDIVDVNPNPARFDQKKAESINGDHIRALDGKDFAERTIPYLAAAGLFDEPTHEQLVLAFRVAPLVQERVQLLGEVPGMVGFLFTDEVSYDADALKGLPANAAEVLEACATALEPVDEFTPDRIQEALAEALVEKLELKPRIAYGPPRVAITGRRVSPPLFESMELLGKDESLRRLRALSAFLAR; this comes from the coding sequence ATGGCTACCCCGCACCCCCTCACCACGACCGCCAGTGGCACCGACGTCCGCGTCCGCTTCTGCCCCTCGCCGACCGGACTGCCGCATGTCGGCATGGTCCGCACGGCCCTGTTCAACTGGGCGTACGCGCGCCACACGGGCGGGAAGATGGTGTTCCGCATCGAAGACACCGACGCCGCGCGCGACAGCGAGGAGAGCTTCCGCCAGCTCGTCGACGCCCTGACCTGGCTCAAGATCGACTGGGACGAGGGCGTCGAGGTCGGTGGCCCGCACGCGCCGTACCGGCAGTCGGAGCGTCACGAGATCTACCGCGGCGTCATCGACAAGCTGCTCGCGACCGGTGCCCTCTACGAGAGCTACTCGACCGCCGAGGAGATCGACGCCCGCAACGAGGCGAACGGTCGCGCGAAGCAGCTCGGCTACGACAACTTCGATCGCACCCTGACCGAGGAGCAGAAGGCCGCGTTCCGTGCGGAGGGTCGCCAGCCGGCCCTCCGACTGCAGGCGCCTGACGAGGACCTCACGTACGTCGACCTGATCCGCGGCGAGGTGACCTTCCCCGCGGGATCGTTCCCCGACTTCGTGGTGGTGCGCCCGAACGGCATCCCGCTCTACACCTTCGTCAATCCGGTCGACGATGCGCTGATGGGCATCACGCACGTGCTGCGCGGCGAGGACCTGATGCCGTCGACCGCGCGCCAGCTCGCGCTGTACGCCGCGCTGATCGAGGCGGGCGTCACGACGTTCGTCCCGCGCTTCGCGCACATGCCGCTGGTGCTGGGGGAGACGGGCAACAAGAAGCTCTCCAAGCGCGACCCGCAGGCCGACCTGTTCCTGCACCGCGACCGCGGGTTCATCCACGAGGGGCTGCTGAACTACCTCGCACTCCTCGGCTGGTCGATCAGCCATGACCGGGACGTCTTCTCGCTCGAGGAGTTCACCACCGCCTTCGACATCGTCGACGTCAACCCGAACCCGGCCCGCTTCGACCAGAAGAAGGCCGAGTCGATCAACGGCGACCACATCAGGGCGCTCGACGGCAAGGACTTCGCCGAGCGGACCATCCCGTACCTCGCCGCCGCCGGACTCTTCGACGAGCCGACGCACGAGCAGCTGGTGCTGGCATTCCGCGTCGCGCCGCTGGTGCAGGAGCGTGTGCAGCTGCTGGGGGAGGTGCCCGGTATGGTCGGGTTCCTGTTCACCGACGAGGTGTCGTACGACGCGGATGCGCTGAAGGGCCTGCCGGCGAACGCCGCCGAGGTGCTCGAGGCGTGCGCCACGGCGCTAGAGCCGGTCGACGAGTTCACCCCGGACAGGATCCAGGAGGCTCTCGCCGAGGCTCTGGTCGAGAAGCTCGAGCTCAAGCCGCGCATAGCCTACGGACCCCCGCGCGTCGCGATCACGGGTCGTCGGGTCTCGCCGCCGTTGTTCGAGTCGATGGAGCTGCTGGGCAAGGACGAGTCGCTGCGGCGCCTGCGGGCGCTGTCCGCGTTCCTCGCCCGCTGA
- a CDS encoding DNA topoisomerase IB gives MALTRVVPGQTPGIRRVRSGSGFRYLDAAGQPVVEADRERIDDLVIPPRWHDVWIAADPLAHIQAVGTDDAGRRQYLYHPLWRTGRDQRKFARALKLAAALPAARAKVTRAIGEPGLSKERALAVAFRLLDDGALRIGSERYLVKHGSRGLSTLRRRDVRIEGSTVSLEFPAKSRQLASIEITDGPLAEALSEFAVGSPRETLLAYRKGRRRVRLTSGEINAYLRTVAGSAFTAKDFRTLHGTILAADALARIGRLETKNERRRAERLAVQATASALGNTIAVARGSYIDPKVFRLYARGRLLDLSVSPETAIRKLLAR, from the coding sequence ATGGCACTCACCCGAGTCGTGCCCGGGCAGACCCCCGGCATCCGTCGCGTGCGATCGGGGTCGGGGTTCCGCTATCTCGACGCCGCGGGTCAGCCGGTCGTCGAGGCCGACCGCGAGCGCATCGACGATCTCGTCATCCCGCCGCGGTGGCACGACGTGTGGATCGCGGCCGATCCGCTCGCGCACATCCAGGCCGTCGGCACCGACGATGCGGGCCGACGCCAGTACCTCTACCACCCGCTGTGGCGCACCGGTCGCGATCAGCGCAAGTTCGCCCGCGCGCTCAAGCTCGCCGCGGCGCTGCCCGCGGCGCGGGCGAAGGTCACGCGTGCCATCGGCGAGCCCGGCCTGTCGAAGGAGCGCGCCCTCGCCGTGGCTTTCCGCCTGCTCGACGACGGTGCGCTGCGCATCGGCTCGGAGCGATACCTCGTCAAGCACGGCAGCAGGGGGCTCAGCACGCTGCGGCGCCGTGACGTACGCATCGAGGGGAGCACGGTCTCGCTCGAGTTCCCGGCCAAGAGCAGGCAGCTCGCCTCGATCGAGATCACCGACGGTCCGCTCGCAGAGGCCCTGTCGGAATTCGCCGTGGGCTCGCCCCGGGAGACGCTTCTGGCGTATCGCAAGGGGCGGCGTCGAGTCCGACTGACATCGGGGGAGATCAACGCCTACCTGCGCACGGTCGCCGGGTCCGCGTTCACGGCGAAGGACTTCCGCACCCTCCACGGCACGATCCTCGCCGCGGACGCCCTCGCGCGGATCGGACGCCTCGAGACCAAGAACGAGCGGCGGCGAGCCGAGCGCCTGGCCGTGCAGGCCACGGCCTCGGCGCTCGGCAACACCATCGCGGTCGCCAGGGGGAGCTACATCGACCCGAAGGTGTTCCGGCTGTACGCCCGAGGGCGGCTGCTCGACCTCTCCGTGTCGCCCGAGACCGCCATCCGCAAGCTGCTCGCGCGGTGA
- a CDS encoding 3-hydroxyacyl-CoA dehydrogenase: MKNITVLGTGVLGSQIAFQTAFHGFDVVAYDIDQAALDRAAERFDALAARYVADGVENAAGGRAAATIARIRLTSDLTDAAATADLVIEAVPENLELKQNIYRTLADAAPETTIFATNSSTLLPSALAASTGRPDRFLALHFANEIWSHNTAEVMGTPETDPSVYDAVVAFAAEIGMVPIPIKKEKAGYLLNSMLVPFLEAGAGLLVDGIADPEAIDATWRIGTGAPAGPFEIYDIVGLTTAYNISRMGGEKQQRFAQLLKEQYIDKGKLGVSTGEGFYTYPRAN; the protein is encoded by the coding sequence ATGAAGAACATCACCGTTCTCGGCACCGGCGTCCTCGGATCGCAGATCGCGTTCCAGACCGCCTTCCACGGCTTCGACGTCGTGGCGTACGACATCGATCAGGCCGCGCTCGACCGCGCGGCCGAGCGGTTCGACGCACTCGCCGCACGATACGTCGCAGACGGTGTGGAGAATGCCGCAGGCGGCCGAGCGGCGGCGACCATCGCCCGCATCCGCCTCACCTCCGACCTGACGGATGCCGCTGCCACCGCCGACCTCGTCATCGAGGCGGTCCCCGAGAACCTGGAGCTGAAGCAGAACATCTATCGCACGCTCGCGGACGCTGCGCCGGAGACGACCATCTTCGCGACCAACTCCTCGACTCTGCTCCCCAGCGCACTCGCCGCGTCGACGGGGCGCCCCGATCGGTTCCTCGCCCTGCACTTCGCCAACGAGATCTGGTCGCACAACACCGCCGAGGTGATGGGAACTCCCGAGACCGACCCGTCGGTCTACGACGCGGTCGTCGCGTTCGCGGCGGAGATCGGCATGGTCCCGATCCCGATCAAGAAGGAGAAGGCGGGCTATCTCCTGAACTCCATGCTCGTGCCGTTCCTCGAAGCCGGGGCCGGACTCCTCGTCGACGGCATCGCCGACCCCGAGGCGATCGACGCGACCTGGCGGATCGGCACCGGAGCGCCGGCCGGCCCGTTCGAGATCTACGACATCGTCGGTCTCACGACGGCCTACAACATCTCCCGGATGGGCGGCGAGAAGCAGCAGCGCTTCGCGCAGCTGCTCAAGGAGCAGTACATCGACAAGGGCAAGCTCGGCGTCTCGACGGGCGAGGGCTTCTACACGTACCCGCGCGCGAACTGA
- a CDS encoding MarR family winged helix-turn-helix transcriptional regulator, with product MQQEHDADARGADSAAVLRSLLAITRRGLVDARSGETRLSITDQSIVMAIADTPGIRSIDIAQMFRLNRSTVSRQLSSLITLGLVREAPGTAGRGRPLELTPDGEDAFRRTLDTLQDVIDTHLARWSDAEVSRFAHDLQRFDRGDVTS from the coding sequence ATGCAACAAGAGCACGACGCGGATGCGCGAGGAGCGGACAGTGCGGCGGTGCTGCGATCCCTCCTCGCCATCACCCGCCGAGGACTGGTGGACGCCCGATCCGGCGAGACCCGACTCTCGATCACCGATCAGTCGATCGTGATGGCGATCGCCGACACCCCGGGGATCCGGTCCATCGACATCGCGCAGATGTTCCGGCTCAACCGCTCGACGGTGTCGCGGCAGCTCTCCTCCCTCATCACGCTCGGGCTCGTCCGCGAGGCGCCGGGAACCGCGGGGCGCGGTCGCCCCCTCGAACTCACACCAGACGGCGAAGACGCCTTCCGACGGACGCTCGACACGCTGCAGGACGTGATCGACACCCATCTCGCTCGATGGTCGGATGCCGAGGTCTCGCGCTTCGCGCACGACCTCCAGCGCTTCGACCGCGGCGACGTCACATCGTGA
- a CDS encoding DUF4190 domain-containing protein, with amino-acid sequence MTTPYPPHPLSPAPPSRTNGLAIATLVLGICGFAIIPIILGHIALAQIRARHEGGGGMAIAGLVLGYLTFAGYAVLVVVLVASVTGGIVWGAR; translated from the coding sequence ATGACCACTCCGTACCCGCCGCACCCGCTCTCGCCCGCACCGCCGTCGCGCACGAACGGTCTCGCCATCGCGACCCTCGTGCTGGGGATCTGCGGTTTCGCCATCATCCCGATCATCCTCGGTCACATCGCTCTGGCGCAGATCCGCGCGCGACATGAGGGCGGCGGCGGCATGGCGATCGCGGGCCTGGTGCTGGGGTATCTGACGTTCGCCGGGTACGCGGTGCTCGTCGTGGTGCTGGTCGCATCCGTGACGGGGGGAATCGTCTGGGGAGCCAGATGA
- the pepN gene encoding aminopeptidase N, with protein sequence MDTANLTREETAARSAAVSVRSIRVELDLTGAPERARSGFPTATTLEFASTVETTWLDFIGESVTRLVVNGAEQEIVYDGARIALRGLASVNTVRVEAVGAYSRSGEGLHRFHDPVDDRTYLYTQYEPADSRRVMACFEQPDIKAPYTFVVDAPSGWEVLSNQTAAVVDVGVGVQRVEFAPTLPISSYITAVAAGPYLRVDGEWRRGEQHIPLGLFVRRSLSPYLESDEILEVTRQGLDFFDESFASPYPWGKYDQIFVPEYNLGAMENPGLVTFTEAYLSRGAATQAQRAARANTILHEMAHMWFGDLVTMKWWDDLWLKESFADYMGSHASAVATRFHDAWVKFAANRKAWAYQQDQLPTTHPIVADITDLEAAKLNFDGITYAKGAAVLKQLVAFVGDEAFFEGARRYFAANAFGNTTLEDFLVELSAVSGRDMSEWSRAWLQTTGVSTLWIERDADGATVLVQSDARPHRLRVGFYEHVDGRVVRREQIALDIHDERTRVEFPDADLVLLNDDDLTYAKVRLDEASLVTVHDLLSDVEDPLARAVIWSSLWNATRDGELAATRYTSIVRAHAPGETNIGLLGGVLANALFAVRHYVTDEDRQHEQRQWVEAAWSALHAADAGSDAQLSWARAVAAASAFDDVRVDDLRAMLDGQVPEGLVVDPDLRWQLLTALATTGHAGSSEIEHELQRDDTGSGRTAARRALAARPDATVRAAAWHAAWTDEGLSNDHLDAEIAGFRAGGRRDLVEGFDEEYFDRILHAWRSRSIELARRLVAGLFPAMPTLQRVDAWLDEHHDAPAALRRIVIEQRDHLARDIRVRAAQAQSASSSATVL encoded by the coding sequence ATGGACACAGCCAACCTCACGCGAGAGGAGACTGCCGCGCGATCCGCTGCGGTCTCGGTCCGCAGCATCCGCGTCGAACTCGATCTGACCGGAGCGCCCGAGCGGGCCCGCAGCGGATTCCCGACGGCGACGACGCTGGAGTTCGCCTCGACGGTCGAGACGACGTGGCTCGATTTCATCGGCGAGAGCGTGACGCGCCTCGTCGTCAACGGCGCAGAGCAGGAGATCGTCTACGACGGCGCCCGCATCGCGCTGCGCGGCCTCGCGAGCGTCAACACCGTCCGGGTCGAGGCCGTCGGCGCGTACAGCCGCTCCGGTGAGGGGCTGCACCGCTTCCACGACCCGGTCGACGACCGGACGTATCTGTACACGCAGTACGAACCCGCCGACTCCCGGCGGGTGATGGCCTGCTTCGAGCAGCCCGACATCAAGGCGCCCTACACGTTCGTGGTCGACGCGCCGTCGGGCTGGGAGGTGCTGTCGAATCAGACCGCCGCGGTCGTGGACGTCGGCGTCGGCGTGCAGCGCGTCGAGTTCGCCCCGACGCTCCCCATCTCCAGCTACATCACCGCGGTCGCGGCCGGCCCCTATCTCCGCGTCGACGGCGAGTGGCGGCGCGGCGAGCAGCACATCCCGCTCGGGCTGTTCGTCCGTCGGTCCCTGTCGCCGTACCTCGAATCCGATGAGATCCTCGAGGTCACCCGCCAGGGGCTCGACTTCTTCGACGAGTCGTTCGCCTCCCCGTACCCGTGGGGCAAGTACGACCAGATCTTCGTTCCCGAGTACAACCTCGGAGCCATGGAGAATCCGGGTCTCGTGACCTTCACCGAGGCGTATCTCTCGCGAGGGGCCGCGACCCAGGCCCAGCGCGCGGCGCGGGCGAACACGATCCTGCACGAGATGGCACACATGTGGTTCGGCGACCTCGTGACGATGAAGTGGTGGGACGATCTCTGGCTGAAGGAGTCCTTCGCCGACTACATGGGATCGCACGCCTCGGCCGTCGCGACCCGCTTCCACGACGCATGGGTGAAGTTCGCCGCGAACCGCAAGGCGTGGGCCTATCAGCAGGACCAGCTCCCCACCACGCATCCGATCGTCGCGGACATCACCGATCTCGAGGCGGCGAAACTCAACTTCGACGGCATCACGTACGCGAAGGGTGCGGCCGTGCTCAAGCAGCTCGTCGCGTTCGTCGGCGATGAGGCGTTCTTCGAGGGAGCGCGTCGCTACTTCGCCGCCAACGCGTTCGGCAACACGACGCTCGAGGACTTCCTCGTCGAACTCAGCGCGGTATCCGGTCGCGACATGTCGGAGTGGTCGCGAGCCTGGTTGCAGACGACCGGCGTGTCGACACTGTGGATCGAGCGGGATGCCGACGGGGCGACGGTGCTCGTGCAGAGCGATGCGCGACCGCACCGCCTGCGCGTGGGGTTCTACGAGCACGTGGACGGCCGGGTCGTCCGCCGCGAGCAGATCGCGCTGGACATCCACGACGAGCGCACTCGGGTCGAATTCCCTGACGCCGATCTCGTGCTGCTCAACGACGACGACCTGACCTACGCCAAGGTGCGCCTCGACGAGGCGTCACTGGTGACCGTCCACGACCTGCTGTCCGATGTCGAGGATCCGCTCGCGCGCGCGGTCATCTGGTCGTCGCTGTGGAACGCGACACGGGACGGCGAGCTGGCGGCGACCCGCTACACCTCGATCGTGCGAGCGCACGCGCCCGGGGAGACGAACATCGGCCTCCTGGGCGGTGTGCTCGCGAATGCGCTGTTCGCCGTCAGACACTACGTCACGGACGAGGACAGGCAGCACGAGCAGAGGCAGTGGGTGGAGGCCGCTTGGAGCGCGCTGCACGCGGCGGATGCGGGCAGCGACGCGCAGCTCTCCTGGGCGCGTGCGGTGGCGGCCGCATCGGCGTTCGATGACGTGCGTGTCGATGATCTCCGCGCGATGCTCGACGGCCAGGTGCCCGAGGGGCTCGTCGTCGACCCGGACCTGCGGTGGCAGCTGCTGACGGCGCTCGCGACGACGGGGCACGCGGGATCGAGCGAGATTGAGCACGAGCTGCAGCGTGACGACACCGGAAGCGGCCGCACCGCCGCGCGTCGGGCCCTCGCCGCGCGACCAGATGCGACGGTGCGAGCCGCCGCCTGGCACGCCGCCTGGACGGACGAGGGCCTCAGCAACGATCACCTCGATGCCGAGATCGCCGGGTTCCGTGCCGGTGGCCGCCGAGATCTCGTCGAGGGCTTCGACGAGGAGTACTTCGACCGCATCCTGCACGCGTGGCGTTCGCGGAGCATCGAGCTGGCGCGACGCCTGGTCGCTGGGCTCTTCCCCGCGATGCCGACGCTGCAGCGCGTCGACGCGTGGCTCGACGAGCACCACGACGCCCCGGCCGCCCTTCGCCGGATCGTCATCGAGCAGCGTGATCATCTCGCCCGGGACATCCGTGTGCGAGCGGCGCAGGCTCAGTCCGCCTCGAGCTCTGCGACGGTGCTCTGA
- a CDS encoding aminoglycoside phosphotransferase family protein, which yields MADSPAAEYPVDEVAVRALLRTAAPRLSELPLRLFAEGWDNAMWRLGSELLVRLPRRALAVPLIANEHRALAEIGPVLAALGIRTPIPVLAGEPTEAFPRPWSIIPWIDGTTALRSSRTVNSRWAPRLAASLLALHVPAPADAPRNPVRGRALSTRESAMRPRLDALPTRSALRQAWADGLGAPPSVEQVWVHGDLHPGNLLVRDGSLAALIDFGDVTSGDPAYDLASAWMLFDAPGRAEFRASTGSRYDDATWVRARAWAAYIALVLLTQSDDRPDHLAVGQSTVAELEAD from the coding sequence ATGGCGGACTCCCCCGCCGCAGAGTATCCGGTCGACGAGGTCGCCGTGCGGGCGCTGCTCCGCACGGCGGCGCCGCGCCTGTCCGAACTCCCCCTCCGGCTCTTCGCCGAGGGCTGGGACAACGCGATGTGGCGGCTCGGCTCCGAGCTGCTCGTGCGCCTGCCGAGACGTGCCCTCGCGGTGCCTCTCATCGCCAACGAGCACCGTGCACTGGCAGAGATCGGGCCGGTGTTGGCGGCGCTCGGCATCCGCACTCCGATCCCGGTGCTCGCCGGCGAGCCGACCGAGGCGTTCCCCCGACCGTGGTCGATCATCCCCTGGATCGATGGCACGACCGCGCTGCGGTCATCACGAACCGTGAATTCCCGCTGGGCACCGCGGCTCGCCGCATCACTTCTCGCCCTCCATGTACCGGCACCCGCCGATGCGCCGCGTAATCCCGTGCGCGGTCGCGCCCTGAGCACACGGGAGAGCGCGATGCGCCCTCGGCTCGACGCGCTCCCGACCCGCTCGGCGCTGCGACAGGCGTGGGCCGATGGTCTCGGGGCGCCGCCGAGCGTCGAGCAGGTCTGGGTGCACGGCGATCTGCACCCCGGCAACCTCCTGGTTCGCGACGGGTCGCTCGCAGCGCTCATCGACTTCGGCGACGTCACATCGGGAGACCCCGCCTACGACCTCGCGTCGGCATGGATGCTCTTCGACGCGCCAGGCCGCGCCGAGTTCCGAGCCTCGACCGGCTCTCGCTACGACGACGCGACCTGGGTGCGCGCGCGAGCCTGGGCCGCGTACATCGCCCTCGTCCTCCTGACGCAGAGCGACGATCGACCGGACCATCTCGCCGTGGGTCAGAGCACCGTCGCAGAGCTCGAGGCGGACTGA
- a CDS encoding MBL fold metallo-hydrolase — protein MRVTKFEHAALRIQQGDDILLIDPGSFTAPLNDLGGLVALVITHEHPDHWTPEHLDRILRAAPGTPIYAPAGVAAAAGGYEISVVAPGDTVEVGAFTLRFFGGTHEVIHSSLPTVDNVGVLVNDTFYYPGDSYAVPEGVEVGTLAAPLGAPWLKVGEAMDYVLAVAPRRAFGTHDMTLSVAGKTMHRQRLQWATEQGGGEFSVLEPGESLDI, from the coding sequence ATGCGCGTCACCAAATTCGAACATGCCGCTCTCCGCATCCAGCAGGGCGACGACATCCTCCTCATCGATCCGGGCTCGTTCACCGCTCCGCTGAACGACCTCGGCGGGCTGGTCGCCCTCGTCATCACGCACGAGCATCCCGATCATTGGACCCCCGAACACCTCGACCGCATCCTCCGAGCAGCCCCCGGCACGCCGATCTATGCGCCCGCCGGCGTCGCGGCCGCCGCCGGCGGCTACGAGATCTCCGTGGTCGCTCCCGGAGACACGGTGGAGGTCGGTGCGTTCACCCTGCGGTTCTTCGGCGGCACCCACGAGGTGATCCACTCCTCGCTCCCCACGGTCGACAACGTGGGCGTGCTGGTCAACGACACGTTCTACTACCCCGGCGACTCCTACGCGGTACCCGAGGGGGTCGAGGTCGGCACGCTCGCCGCCCCGCTCGGCGCACCCTGGCTGAAGGTCGGCGAGGCTATGGACTACGTGCTCGCAGTCGCGCCCCGTCGTGCATTCGGGACGCACGACATGACGCTGTCGGTCGCGGGAAAGACCATGCACCGCCAGCGCCTGCAGTGGGCCACTGAACAGGGCGGCGGAGAGTTCTCGGTCCTCGAACCGGGCGAGTCGCTCGACATCTGA
- a CDS encoding acyltransferase family protein, whose protein sequence is MSSAAAVSTPRTAPQGRDLTLDLARVTCVLLVVFVHILFTGVGRAPDGSLLIERTVEAQPWFTAASWVANIMPLFFVVGGYAARAGWRSAVARGESADVFVRVRLLRLARPALALFVFLTAALGAARLIGLDPALVDVVAIGIGSPLWFLAAYMIVQALAPTMMGLHERHGMHVLIVLLAGAVVIDTLRFTVVGGMLAIQPIAGTGYGLGQELFGIPNIVFVWLFAQQLGFFLFDGWFAARRDWQLMLLIAAGYAALWGLVSLGGYSWNMLGNQWPPTAAMVMLAVVQASALTLLRRPLTALMRTRAAQGAVFLIGSRLMTIYLWHLPVIMILIGIQLLLPLPLPAPGSPAWWWTRPLFLLVVLGAVWALSLWLVRFEKTPPAGVARHPSAGATVAAVLLFVTPVVGITAYGLDFPLAAAALIGTAAALRLMSTTRSALR, encoded by the coding sequence ATGAGCAGCGCCGCCGCAGTCTCGACGCCTCGCACGGCCCCGCAGGGCCGCGACCTCACGCTCGATCTGGCGCGGGTCACGTGCGTGCTGCTGGTCGTGTTCGTGCACATCCTCTTCACCGGGGTCGGGCGCGCGCCCGACGGATCGCTGCTCATCGAGCGGACGGTCGAGGCGCAGCCGTGGTTCACGGCCGCCTCATGGGTGGCGAACATCATGCCGCTGTTCTTCGTCGTCGGCGGGTACGCGGCACGCGCCGGCTGGCGGTCGGCGGTCGCCCGCGGCGAGTCCGCAGACGTGTTCGTGCGCGTGCGCCTGCTGCGGCTCGCACGCCCCGCGCTCGCACTCTTCGTCTTCCTCACCGCAGCGCTCGGCGCCGCCCGACTGATCGGGCTCGACCCCGCCCTCGTCGACGTGGTTGCCATCGGCATCGGATCGCCGCTCTGGTTCCTGGCGGCGTACATGATCGTCCAGGCCCTGGCCCCGACGATGATGGGCCTGCACGAACGCCACGGCATGCACGTGCTGATCGTCCTTCTCGCGGGCGCCGTGGTCATCGACACGCTCCGCTTCACGGTCGTGGGCGGGATGCTCGCGATCCAGCCGATCGCGGGCACCGGCTACGGCCTCGGTCAGGAACTGTTCGGCATCCCCAACATCGTGTTCGTGTGGCTGTTCGCCCAGCAGCTCGGGTTCTTCCTGTTCGACGGGTGGTTCGCCGCGAGGCGGGACTGGCAGCTGATGCTGCTCATCGCCGCCGGATACGCCGCGCTCTGGGGCCTGGTGTCGCTCGGCGGCTACTCCTGGAACATGCTCGGCAACCAGTGGCCGCCGACCGCGGCGATGGTGATGCTCGCCGTCGTCCAGGCATCCGCTCTGACGCTTCTGCGTCGTCCTCTCACTGCGCTCATGCGGACCAGGGCGGCCCAGGGCGCGGTGTTCCTCATCGGCTCCCGCCTCATGACGATCTACCTCTGGCACCTGCCGGTGATCATGATCCTCATCGGCATCCAGCTCCTGTTGCCGCTCCCCCTTCCCGCGCCGGGGAGTCCGGCCTGGTGGTGGACGCGACCGCTGTTCCTGCTCGTCGTCCTCGGAGCCGTGTGGGCGCTCTCGCTGTGGCTGGTGCGGTTCGAGAAGACCCCGCCGGCCGGAGTCGCCCGTCACCCGAGCGCCGGTGCGACCGTCGCCGCCGTGCTGCTCTTCGTCACTCCGGTCGTCGGGATCACCGCGTACGGACTCGACTTCCCGCTCGCGGCGGCGGCGCTGATCGGGACAGCGGCTGCGCTGCGACTGATGTCGACGACCCGCTCAGCCTTGCGCTGA